CGACCTTGGACGAGAGCCTCCTCTCGGTCGCCTCGAGCTTCTCCTGCTCGTGCTCGAGGTCGGCGATCTGCTGGTCGAGGCTCGCCGCCTCGACGGCTAGGGCCGCCTTCCTCTCCAGGGCCTGCCGGGCCAGATCCTCCCGGTCGGCCTTCACCGCCTCCCGAGCCTGGTCGTCCAGCTGGTCCATCTTCGAGGCGAGCCTAGCCCTCTGCAGCTCCAGCCTCTTCTTGGAGGTGGCGACCTCCGCCACCCCCCGCTTAACGTTCTGGAGGAGCTCGAGCTGCTTCTGGTAAGAGTAGTCGAGGGTCTCGTTAGGATCCTCCACCCGATCCATCAGAGTGGTCATCTTGGCCCTGACCACGGTGCTCATCCGGTTCAACAATCCCATGATAATCTCCCCTTCTCAGCCGGCATATCCCTTCTTCGGTCCCAGGTCCGGGGCTGAGGACGGCCCTGGCACCCTCAAGGTGATGGGACCTTGAAGGTCAGCTCTTTATTCACCTCGAACTTCCCGTCGAGGACCGTCTTGGTATCGATCTGACGATGGACGTCGTTTCTGAAGGCCTGCAGATCCCACATCCCGGTGAACTCGCTTTTTACGTCGAAGGTGGTGCAGTTGGGGGATATGACCATCCTGTCGATCCCCGAATAGGAGGATGCTACGTTTATGTTGGATATGTCCAGGCCCGTACCGTGGAAGACCCGGGAGGAATCGAAATGCTGGACGTTCACGAGAAGCCCGTCCGGAAACTCGATCTTCCGGTCGGTTTGAGAGAACCCGCTCGACTGGTTGAGGCTGCCGGTGGAGAAATATTCTATCGACCCCTTCCCGAACAAGACCTCGGTGTTGGTGAATCCCTTCCATCGATCCTGATTTGAGCTTACGATCTCGGTCTGCCCTTCTCCGCTGACGGTGAGGTAGCCGGTGACGAAACCGTCCTGGAACGCTGGCGAGGCTGAGGCTGTCGCCGCCAGGAGGAGGATCGGGACCAGCAGGATGAATAGAAGGGCGATACCACTCTTCATGTTACTCCCACAATATCATAATACGCTATTACATTTAAACCTTTTTGGTAGATCGCCCCCTGGCTGGGGTAGGATATCATCCGGGCGAAGGGTTCGGAGGATTATGGATAGCATTTATCACCTTTAACCTCAATAGGGCGGCCGTGTATCTGGACTACTTCCCTTACGAGTCCCTGAGGCCCTACCAGGATGCCATGCTCGACGACGTTTACGGGACGGTGAGGGCCGGAGATCACGGGGTCTTGATGATCGACGCCCCCACCGGGAGCGGCAAGACCAGCTGCATCGCCGCGGCCCTGGCGGCAGCCCCCGGCAAGATCGCGGTGACGGTGAGGACGGTGAGCCAGATTGACGTATACCTCGACGAGATGGAGAAGATCTGGTCTAAGACCAGCCACCGTCCCACCATAACCTACATGGTCGGCAAGCAGAAGATCTGCCCCATAGCCGACGAGTTCTCCGGGGAGTCCGTCTATGCCGGCTGCGCCAGGCTCCGGGAATGGACGAAGAGGAGGATGATCGCGCGGCTCGGGGAGGTGGGGGGGAAGTTCTACGACCCCTCCCAGGACAGGAACGCGCCCCAGAGCGTCCCCGGATACAGGACCTTCTGCCCCTACTACATGATGACGAGGGAGGTCTTCGAGCTATCGGGGAAGCCCCACTTCAGGCACTCGGGAAAGGTCCTCGACCTCGTCGACGAGCTCCGGGAGGGGATCAGGTCCCCAGACCGGTTCCAGAAGGAGTGTCGGGAGGTCTGCCCCTACGAGGTGATGAGCCTCTCCGCCAAGGGTAGCGACGTCGTCATCCTCAACTACTCCCACCTCTTCAGCCCCGAGTTCCAGGAGATAATCTTCGACTGGCTGGAGCTGGAGCGAGAGTCGTTGACCCTCTTCGTCGACGAGGCCCACAACCTCGGGGACGCCGTGAGGGCCCTCAATATGAGGCTCCTCACTCCGAGGATGATCGACCTGGCCGAGAAGGAGGTGGAGAAGTACCGGGAGTCGATGGGGCAGGCGAGGCTCCCGGAGTCGTCCCTGGACGCCTCATCGAGGCTCCGGGGGGTGGAGGTGATCCGGACCCTCCTCCCGAGGCTCCGGCAGTACATCCAGAGCCGCCAGTCCAGGATGCAGGAGGGGGAGGAGCTTTTGGACGGAGACCTCTTCCGGGGCTTCCTCTATCAGGGGTTCGACGACATCGAGGAGGCCCTCTCCGCCGCCACGGAGGTGGCTCTGATGGTCTCGGAGCTGGAGCTGGCGGAGGGGGACCGGGAGAACCTCCAGGGGGAGATCGAGCCGAGCCTCGCCCAGATCCTCCTCTTCCTGAACGACGTCGAGATGGCGGAGAAGGACGACTCCTACCAGAGGAAGATCACCGTCGCCGGCAACGGCGAGAAGAGGAGGGCCTGGCTCGAGGTCAACAACGTCGACCCCGCCCCCCTGGTCCGGAGGATCACCGACAACATAAACGCCACGGTGATGCTCAGCGGCACCCT
The sequence above is drawn from the Methanothrix harundinacea 6Ac genome and encodes:
- a CDS encoding PspA/IM30 family protein, with protein sequence MGLLNRMSTVVRAKMTTLMDRVEDPNETLDYSYQKQLELLQNVKRGVAEVATSKKRLELQRARLASKMDQLDDQAREAVKADREDLARQALERKAALAVEAASLDQQIADLEHEQEKLEATERRLSSKVEAFRVKKETIKAQYSAAEAQVKVTESLTGISEEMADVGLAVERSEDKIETMRARSAALDELVERGTLEEFGGKDDVERELARVRARGSVEADLARLKEEEGR
- a CDS encoding ATP-dependent DNA helicase, with product MYLDYFPYESLRPYQDAMLDDVYGTVRAGDHGVLMIDAPTGSGKTSCIAAALAAAPGKIAVTVRTVSQIDVYLDEMEKIWSKTSHRPTITYMVGKQKICPIADEFSGESVYAGCARLREWTKRRMIARLGEVGGKFYDPSQDRNAPQSVPGYRTFCPYYMMTREVFELSGKPHFRHSGKVLDLVDELREGIRSPDRFQKECREVCPYEVMSLSAKGSDVVILNYSHLFSPEFQEIIFDWLELERESLTLFVDEAHNLGDAVRALNMRLLTPRMIDLAEKEVEKYRESMGQARLPESSLDASSRLRGVEVIRTLLPRLRQYIQSRQSRMQEGEELLDGDLFRGFLYQGFDDIEEALSAATEVALMVSELELAEGDRENLQGEIEPSLAQILLFLNDVEMAEKDDSYQRKITVAGNGEKRRAWLEVNNVDPAPLVRRITDNINATVMLSGTLSPLEAYELYILGERGRAKKISLPNPFPQEHRLLMVAKAATTQLEKREEAGNRREIEEHVRAVIEEVSGNVAVFFTSYSMMSQYEPFCKAAARGVGKLLFTEPRNSEDLPAILDDFFKAGKRQGAVLLGVSGGKLAEGIDYKGEALNGVAVVGLPLGFYNEIQREVNQYYVRKYGQKNGILIAYTLPAINRGLQAAGRVIRDASERGVILFCDRRFREEGRGGVFSFLPKWIQDELLVTDARTSRAIIRAKVAEWERVRS